The Haemorhous mexicanus isolate bHaeMex1 chromosome 5, bHaeMex1.pri, whole genome shotgun sequence genome contains a region encoding:
- the PVALB gene encoding parvalbumin alpha isoform X2, with translation MAMTDLLSAEDIKKAVGAFSAAESFNYKKFFEMVGLKKKSPEDVKKVFHILDKDQSGFIEEEELKFVLKGFTPEGRDLSDKETKALLAAGDKDGDGKIGADAADLAWQ, from the exons ATGGCTATGACTGACTTGCTCAGCGCTGAGGATATCAAGAAGGCTGTGGGAGCCTTTTCAG CGGCTGAATCTTTTAACTACAAAAAGTTTTTCGAGATGGTAGGATTGAAAAAGAAGAGCCCAGAAGATGTGAAGAAGGTTTTCCATATTCTTGATAAAGATCAGAGCGGCTTCATTGAAGAGGAAGAATTGAA GTTTGTCCTGAAGGGCTTTACTCCAGAAGGAAGAGACCTATCAGACAAAGAAACGAAGGCTCTTCTGGCTGCTGGAGATAAGGACGGTGATGGTAAAATTGGCGCTGATG CTGCTGACCTCGCGTGGCAATAA
- the PVALB gene encoding parvalbumin alpha isoform X1: MAMTDLLSAEDIKKAVGAFSAAESFNYKKFFEMVGLKKKSPEDVKKVFHILDKDQSGFIEEEELKFVLKGFTPEGRDLSDKETKALLAAGDKDGDGKIGADEFATMVAES, from the exons ATGGCTATGACTGACTTGCTCAGCGCTGAGGATATCAAGAAGGCTGTGGGAGCCTTTTCAG CGGCTGAATCTTTTAACTACAAAAAGTTTTTCGAGATGGTAGGATTGAAAAAGAAGAGCCCAGAAGATGTGAAGAAGGTTTTCCATATTCTTGATAAAGATCAGAGCGGCTTCATTGAAGAGGAAGAATTGAA GTTTGTCCTGAAGGGCTTTACTCCAGAAGGAAGAGACCTATCAGACAAAGAAACGAAGGCTCTTCTGGCTGCTGGAGATAAGGACGGTGATGGTAAAATTGGCGCTGATG aaTTTGCAACTATGGTGGCTGAATCATAA
- the IFT27 gene encoding intraflagellar transport protein 27 homolog isoform X2, with product MVKLAAKCLLAGDPAVGKSALAQMFRSDGAHFQKNYTLTAGIELLVKAVSVPETSDSVEFFIFDSAGKDLFSEMLEKLWEQPNVLCLVYDVTNEQSFNNCDKWLEKLRAQAVGMHIPGVLVGNKTDLADRRVVEQEQAQEWAEKHGLEYCEMSVKEMKNFEAPFHILAKLFHQLYKEKVETFHSLA from the exons ATGGTGAAGCTCGCTGCCAAGTGCCTGCTGGCAG gaGATCCAGCTGTGGGTAAGAGTGCTTTGGCCCAGATGTTTCGCAGTGATGGCGCTCATTTTCAGAAGAACTACACACTG ACAGCGGGCATAGAATTGTTGGTGAAGGCTGTATCAGTTCCAGAGACAAGTGATAGTGTG GAATTCTTCATTTTTGACTCTGCAGGAAAAGATCTATTTTCTGAAATGCTAGAGAAACTG TGGGAACAACCCAACGTCCTGTGCCTTGTGTATGATGTCACTAATGAGCAATCCTTCAACAACTGTGACAAATGGTTGGAGAAGCTGAGGGCTCAAGCAGTTGGGATGCACATCCCAG GTGTCTTAGTGGGGAATAAAACAGACCTAGCTGATCGTCGAGTTGTGGAGCAGGAACAAGCACAGGAGTGGGCTGAGAAACATGGCCTGGAATACTGTGAGATGTCAGTG aaggaaatgaaaaattttgaGGCCCCTTTCCACATCCTGGCAAAGTTATTTCACCAACTGTACAAAGAGAAAGTGGAAACTTTTCACTCACTGGCCTGA
- the IFT27 gene encoding intraflagellar transport protein 27 homolog isoform X1, protein MVKLAAKCLLAAPRRAAAPAEKKWGKRRWERRETSAAWGRERRKSGDPAVGKSALAQMFRSDGAHFQKNYTLTAGIELLVKAVSVPETSDSVEFFIFDSAGKDLFSEMLEKLWEQPNVLCLVYDVTNEQSFNNCDKWLEKLRAQAVGMHIPGVLVGNKTDLADRRVVEQEQAQEWAEKHGLEYCEMSVKEMKNFEAPFHILAKLFHQLYKEKVETFHSLA, encoded by the exons ATGGTGAAGCTCGCTGCCAAGTGCCTGCTGGCAG CCCCTCGTCGAGCGGCCGCCCCGGCGGAGAAGAAGTGGGGAAAGAGGCGATGGGAGAGAAGGGAGACCTCGGCTGCCTGGGGACGGGAACGGCGGAAGTCGG gaGATCCAGCTGTGGGTAAGAGTGCTTTGGCCCAGATGTTTCGCAGTGATGGCGCTCATTTTCAGAAGAACTACACACTG ACAGCGGGCATAGAATTGTTGGTGAAGGCTGTATCAGTTCCAGAGACAAGTGATAGTGTG GAATTCTTCATTTTTGACTCTGCAGGAAAAGATCTATTTTCTGAAATGCTAGAGAAACTG TGGGAACAACCCAACGTCCTGTGCCTTGTGTATGATGTCACTAATGAGCAATCCTTCAACAACTGTGACAAATGGTTGGAGAAGCTGAGGGCTCAAGCAGTTGGGATGCACATCCCAG GTGTCTTAGTGGGGAATAAAACAGACCTAGCTGATCGTCGAGTTGTGGAGCAGGAACAAGCACAGGAGTGGGCTGAGAAACATGGCCTGGAATACTGTGAGATGTCAGTG aaggaaatgaaaaattttgaGGCCCCTTTCCACATCCTGGCAAAGTTATTTCACCAACTGTACAAAGAGAAAGTGGAAACTTTTCACTCACTGGCCTGA